From Zavarzinella sp., one genomic window encodes:
- a CDS encoding 2-oxo acid dehydrogenase subunit E2, which yields MTEFRLPELGEGIEDGVIVEIKVQPGDSISPQQEVFVIETDKASMPIEYPHAGVVESIAVKAGQRVKVGQILANFAGANGKVPEKQAPKTNSESPKSEAPPKNSDAESATVAELNTFDFVLPDLGEGIDSGVVVGIAAKVGESVEKDQELFTIETDKAAMPIPAPVAGVVEAILVKEGDRPKIGATLAKMKVSSQSSPTAPKPASAPTKKVAPAPAEKSVTETSSTPSTGVVNATGPVPASPSTRKYAREHQVDLNQVAGTARGGRVTSEDVRTFIRAKMNQPAATSSAVGSALFSAPPMPDFSKYGPIVKKPVSNIRKKIAENLSLSWHMAPAVNQFDLADITDLEAGRKRIVDAMPKGTAKITMTVLAIKAVVAALKEFPHFNASLDMQNGEVIYKEYYHIGIAVDTERGLVVPVIRDADKKTIRDLAQSVAALADKARSGKLTPDEMRGGTFTITNLGGIGGTAFSPIINYPEVAILGLSRSSIQPAYRDNQFVARLMMPLCLTYDHRIIDGADGARFTTRLVQLFSDPIRLLMES from the coding sequence ATGACAGAATTCCGACTGCCTGAACTTGGTGAAGGGATCGAAGATGGGGTGATTGTCGAAATCAAGGTACAACCTGGCGACTCAATTTCACCACAGCAGGAAGTGTTTGTCATTGAAACAGATAAGGCGTCGATGCCAATCGAGTATCCACACGCGGGTGTGGTGGAATCGATCGCTGTGAAGGCGGGGCAACGTGTCAAAGTTGGCCAGATTCTGGCTAACTTCGCTGGAGCTAATGGCAAGGTACCAGAAAAACAAGCACCTAAAACGAACTCAGAATCTCCTAAAAGTGAAGCACCTCCAAAAAATTCTGATGCTGAATCAGCCACTGTCGCCGAATTGAACACTTTTGATTTCGTGCTGCCGGACTTAGGCGAAGGGATTGATTCTGGTGTGGTTGTGGGCATCGCTGCAAAAGTTGGTGAATCTGTAGAAAAAGATCAGGAACTTTTTACGATCGAAACGGATAAAGCTGCAATGCCGATTCCCGCGCCAGTCGCAGGAGTAGTTGAAGCGATCCTTGTGAAAGAGGGTGATCGTCCAAAAATCGGTGCCACTCTGGCAAAAATGAAAGTATCTTCACAATCTTCGCCTACTGCACCGAAACCTGCGAGTGCTCCCACCAAAAAAGTTGCACCCGCACCTGCAGAAAAGTCGGTTACGGAGACTTCATCAACGCCTTCAACTGGTGTGGTGAACGCCACTGGGCCAGTGCCTGCCAGTCCATCTACAAGAAAATACGCCCGCGAACATCAGGTCGATCTGAATCAGGTTGCTGGCACTGCACGTGGCGGCCGAGTGACGTCGGAAGATGTGCGTACTTTTATCCGTGCCAAAATGAATCAGCCTGCTGCGACTTCCAGCGCTGTCGGTTCAGCGCTATTCTCAGCACCACCGATGCCGGATTTCAGTAAGTATGGCCCGATTGTGAAAAAGCCTGTCAGCAATATCCGCAAAAAAATTGCAGAAAACCTGTCCTTATCATGGCATATGGCACCGGCGGTTAACCAGTTTGATCTGGCAGATATCACTGATTTGGAAGCAGGTCGTAAGCGAATCGTTGATGCGATGCCGAAAGGTACCGCCAAGATTACGATGACTGTTCTGGCGATCAAGGCAGTGGTGGCAGCACTGAAAGAATTCCCCCACTTCAATGCCTCACTGGACATGCAGAACGGGGAAGTCATTTACAAGGAATATTACCACATCGGAATTGCTGTTGATACTGAACGTGGATTGGTTGTACCTGTCATTCGCGATGCAGACAAAAAAACAATCCGCGATCTCGCACAATCAGTAGCGGCACTTGCTGACAAGGCACGAAGTGGAAAACTGACCCCAGATGAAATGCGGGGCGGTACTTTCACGATTACGAATCTGGGTGGAATTGGTGGCACTGCTTTTTCGCCAATTATTAACTATCCGGAAGTTGCTATTCTGGGATTATCCCGTTCCAGTATTCAGCCAGCGTATCGTGATAACCAGTTCGTTGCCCGACTGATGATGCCCTTGTGTCTCACCTACGACCACCGCATCATCGATGGTGCTGATGGTGCCCGCTTTACAACACGTTTGGTGCAACTGTTCTCCGATCCGATTCGGCTGTTGATGGAAAGCTAA
- the lpdA gene encoding dihydrolipoyl dehydrogenase — translation MSEINKETQLLVIGAGPGGYPAALHAADHGMKVILVDSDPRLGGVCLNRGCIPSKALLHVAKILEETREFEEIGIHFQPPTVDLAKLQKFVQQQVVGKLTNGIAMLCKGRGVEVIRAKATFTSSNTVQLEGENTGTIRFEKAIIATGSLPAIPKAFNLDDPRIMDSTAALLVQDVPKTLLVIGGGYIGLEIGTVYAALGTKITVVEFTDGLLPSADRDLVAPLEKRMRKRFEAIYLNTKVASLKPTPDGIVAQLEGKDVPAEMIFDKVLISVGRRPNSAGLGLETTQVEVSERGYVKINKQRLSSDQNIYAIGDVAEEPGLAHKATAEARIAIEAILGEPTAFEPRAIPAVVFTDPELAWCGITEKEAVEQNIRFEKHTFPWAASGRAIALARPEGLTKLLVDPASQRILGMGIVGVGAGEMIAEGVLAVEMGAVARDLAETIHAHPTLAETIMESAEMAAMGSATHVGKPKKRN, via the coding sequence ATGAGTGAAATAAATAAAGAAACACAGCTTCTGGTGATTGGTGCTGGACCCGGTGGTTATCCTGCAGCATTACACGCGGCCGATCATGGGATGAAGGTTATCCTGGTCGATTCTGACCCGAGACTTGGCGGGGTCTGCTTAAATCGTGGCTGTATTCCATCCAAAGCTCTCCTGCATGTGGCGAAAATTCTGGAAGAGACACGGGAATTTGAAGAAATTGGGATCCACTTTCAGCCTCCAACTGTCGATCTGGCAAAACTCCAAAAATTTGTCCAGCAGCAAGTGGTGGGGAAATTGACCAATGGAATCGCCATGCTCTGCAAGGGGCGTGGGGTGGAAGTCATTCGCGCAAAAGCCACATTTACTTCCTCGAATACAGTACAACTGGAAGGGGAGAACACTGGTACAATTCGTTTTGAAAAGGCAATTATTGCCACAGGCAGTCTGCCCGCAATCCCGAAGGCATTCAATCTAGACGATCCACGGATTATGGATTCTACTGCAGCCTTGCTTGTGCAAGATGTGCCAAAGACCCTTTTGGTGATCGGTGGAGGCTATATTGGCCTGGAAATTGGAACTGTTTACGCAGCCCTGGGAACCAAAATCACAGTTGTAGAGTTTACTGACGGGTTATTGCCTTCCGCAGATCGGGATCTCGTGGCACCGCTGGAAAAGAGAATGCGGAAACGGTTCGAAGCCATTTATCTGAACACAAAAGTGGCGTCATTAAAACCAACACCCGATGGAATTGTCGCACAATTGGAAGGTAAAGATGTGCCAGCAGAAATGATATTCGATAAAGTGCTCATTTCAGTGGGACGTCGACCGAATAGTGCCGGATTGGGGTTAGAAACGACGCAAGTGGAAGTGTCAGAACGTGGTTACGTCAAAATCAACAAACAGCGACTGTCCAGCGATCAGAATATTTATGCCATTGGTGACGTTGCAGAAGAGCCTGGTCTGGCTCACAAAGCGACTGCAGAAGCCCGTATTGCCATTGAGGCGATACTTGGTGAGCCAACTGCTTTTGAACCCCGGGCGATTCCAGCTGTCGTGTTCACAGATCCTGAACTTGCATGGTGTGGGATTACCGAAAAAGAAGCGGTTGAGCAAAATATCCGTTTTGAGAAACACACCTTTCCGTGGGCAGCATCGGGACGTGCCATTGCCCTTGCTCGTCCAGAAGGCCTGACGAAACTGCTTGTCGATCCCGCCTCACAGCGTATTCTTGGTATGGGGATTGTGGGAGTTGGGGCAGGGGAGATGATCGCAGAAGGCGTTCTGGCGGTAGAAATGGGTGCGGTGGCCCGCGATCTTGCTGAAACGATTCATGCACACCCCACTTTGGCCGAAACGATTATGGAAAGTGCGGAAATGGCTGCAATGGGCAGTGCTACCCATGTTGGAAAGCCTAAAAAGCGAAATTAA
- a CDS encoding FkbM family methyltransferase, translated as MAEARKGFQFFRRDFLFGALAGGAATAGTGLLMPIEWHQKVLPEGNQLVFGQCGEDLLVSQLFQHLQIDKPSYMDVGAYHPTIGSNTYNLYRSGSRGTLIEPNVDMIADLKSKRPEDQVLNIGIGLGEEGEADFYVLNYPQLNTFDEEEAKTRVANSGGKLRIDRVVKMPLVDINRIIRENHGDKAPDFLSVDTEGLDFSILKTLDFSKYRPMVICAETVQYSTLKSIDTIGDLLKENGYVLRCQTIANSIYLRKDLL; from the coding sequence ATGGCCGAAGCACGCAAAGGTTTTCAGTTTTTTCGTCGCGATTTCTTGTTCGGAGCATTGGCAGGTGGAGCTGCCACTGCAGGAACTGGCTTGTTGATGCCGATAGAGTGGCACCAGAAAGTGCTACCAGAAGGAAACCAGCTTGTTTTTGGGCAATGTGGAGAAGATTTACTGGTAAGCCAATTGTTTCAGCATCTCCAAATTGACAAACCCAGTTATATGGATGTGGGGGCATATCATCCCACAATTGGCAGCAATACCTACAATCTGTATCGTTCGGGTAGTCGCGGCACCTTGATCGAACCCAATGTTGACATGATTGCCGATCTGAAATCAAAACGCCCGGAAGATCAGGTTCTGAATATCGGAATTGGCCTTGGAGAGGAAGGTGAGGCGGACTTTTACGTCTTGAACTACCCACAATTGAATACTTTTGATGAGGAAGAAGCGAAAACACGTGTTGCAAATAGTGGTGGCAAACTGCGGATTGACCGTGTCGTGAAAATGCCACTTGTTGACATCAATCGAATCATTCGTGAAAATCATGGTGATAAAGCACCCGATTTTCTTTCAGTAGACACAGAGGGGTTGGATTTCAGCATTTTGAAAACGCTCGATTTCAGCAAATATCGACCGATGGTCATCTGCGCTGAAACCGTCCAATACAGCACACTGAAATCGATCGATACGATTGGTGACCTGCTGAAGGAAAATGGTTATGTATTGCGTTGTCAAACGATTGCGAATTCGATTTACCTTCGCAAGGATCTTTTGTAA
- a CDS encoding pyruvate dehydrogenase (acetyl-transferring), homodimeric type, whose product MIVRSEDLVQRSAISNELVDVDPLETYEWLESLSAVIKGQGLERAQFLLDQLSHRMQAAGSTQKVGSLHSPYINTIPTELEVPFPGDREMERRIKSLVRWNAMAMVARANKTTNVGGHIATFASAATLYEIGFNHFFRGMTDDSSGDVVYFQGHASPGMYARAFLEGRLNKKQLENFRQELQEGGGLSSYPHPWLMPDFWQYPTVSMGLGPIMAIYQARYARYLKGRDLCNTENTHVWAFLGDGECDEPETLGCLSIAAREGLDNLTFLVNCNLQRLDGPVRGNGKIVQELEGIFRGAGWNVIKCVWGSDWDELLARDTTGALTNRLLTIPDGEYQEYAYHCKKGNFAIIREKLFNTPELKALVEHLTDEDLASLRRGGHDPVKVYNAYRAAMNTRGKPSVILAKTVKGYATSSEANNTAHQEKKLKVVLTQEELEQMLDPSDKEHKMELKALQGFRERLQIDIPDAVLEKCDLYHPGDDAPEIKYLHERRRSLGGYLPARNNVFVPCKAPAAESFERTMQGTPPGKGQSTTLAWVTLMQSLMKDPNVGKLIVPIVPDEGQTFGLPPLYKTFGLYSPAGQKYVPVDKGTMSEYREASNGQIFQEGINEAGSMATFIAAGTAYSTHRTNTIPFYIYYSMFGFQRVGDLIWAAADARTRGFLMGATAGRTTLNGEGLQHEDGHSHLAAMTVPTCRAYDPAWGYELAVIIEDGIRRMFVDNEECFYYLTVYNESYDMPAMPEATREGIIRGIYSYRERKVAEAKATVQLLGSGVILQQVLKAQELLAEKYSIESTVYSVTSYQQLIRDGVECERMNRLHPEAEQKVPYIQQVLADTDGPIVATSDYMRALPTQLATYLGDRFLPLGTEGFGRSETRQNLRRFFEVDAQHVVVASLYKLELIGKVPVGTTTQAIKDFDINPDAPAPWTV is encoded by the coding sequence ATGATCGTCCGTTCTGAAGACTTGGTTCAACGATCAGCTATTTCAAACGAGTTAGTCGACGTTGATCCCTTAGAAACCTACGAATGGCTCGAATCGCTCAGTGCAGTGATCAAAGGCCAGGGTTTAGAGCGGGCACAATTTCTTCTGGATCAGTTGTCGCACAGGATGCAGGCGGCAGGTTCCACTCAGAAAGTTGGCTCGCTTCACTCACCGTACATCAACACGATTCCTACCGAATTGGAAGTTCCATTTCCTGGCGATCGGGAAATGGAACGGCGTATCAAAAGTCTTGTACGCTGGAACGCAATGGCCATGGTTGCCAGGGCAAACAAGACCACCAACGTAGGTGGCCACATAGCCACTTTTGCATCAGCAGCTACGCTCTATGAAATTGGTTTTAACCATTTTTTTCGTGGTATGACAGACGATTCCAGTGGTGATGTCGTCTACTTTCAAGGTCATGCCTCGCCTGGGATGTACGCTCGTGCCTTCTTAGAAGGTCGCCTGAACAAAAAGCAATTAGAAAACTTCCGCCAGGAGTTACAGGAAGGTGGTGGCCTCAGCAGTTATCCTCACCCCTGGCTGATGCCGGATTTTTGGCAATACCCCACGGTCAGCATGGGACTTGGGCCAATCATGGCGATCTACCAGGCTCGCTATGCCCGTTACTTAAAGGGGCGTGATCTGTGCAATACTGAAAACACCCACGTCTGGGCATTTCTGGGTGATGGTGAATGCGATGAGCCTGAAACCCTTGGCTGTCTGTCAATTGCAGCACGTGAAGGGTTGGATAATCTGACTTTTCTGGTGAATTGTAATCTGCAGCGACTTGATGGTCCGGTCCGTGGTAATGGCAAAATCGTTCAGGAGCTGGAAGGTATCTTCCGAGGTGCTGGCTGGAATGTCATCAAATGCGTTTGGGGTTCTGATTGGGATGAATTACTGGCACGGGATACCACTGGTGCATTGACAAACAGGTTGTTAACGATTCCCGACGGCGAATACCAGGAATACGCTTACCACTGCAAGAAAGGTAATTTTGCCATTATTCGGGAAAAATTGTTCAATACGCCAGAACTCAAGGCGCTAGTTGAACATCTGACGGATGAAGATCTTGCCAGCCTTCGTCGCGGTGGGCATGACCCGGTTAAAGTTTACAATGCCTATCGTGCAGCGATGAATACCCGGGGCAAACCATCTGTTATTCTTGCAAAAACAGTTAAAGGTTACGCGACATCATCTGAAGCGAACAATACTGCCCACCAGGAAAAGAAACTAAAAGTTGTGTTGACTCAAGAAGAGCTCGAGCAGATGCTCGATCCCTCGGACAAAGAACACAAAATGGAACTCAAGGCACTTCAGGGTTTCCGTGAACGGCTGCAAATTGATATCCCAGATGCGGTTCTGGAAAAATGCGACTTGTATCACCCAGGTGATGACGCACCTGAAATCAAATACCTGCATGAACGACGGCGGTCATTAGGTGGCTACCTTCCCGCCAGAAATAATGTTTTTGTGCCTTGTAAGGCACCTGCCGCTGAGAGTTTTGAGCGAACGATGCAGGGAACACCTCCCGGAAAGGGTCAATCAACGACTCTTGCCTGGGTGACCTTGATGCAGTCGCTAATGAAGGACCCCAACGTTGGCAAGTTGATTGTGCCAATTGTTCCTGATGAAGGCCAGACTTTTGGTTTGCCACCTTTGTACAAAACCTTTGGCTTGTACAGTCCTGCTGGCCAGAAGTATGTTCCTGTAGATAAAGGAACAATGTCCGAATATCGCGAAGCTTCTAACGGACAGATATTCCAGGAAGGAATTAACGAAGCGGGCAGTATGGCTACCTTCATCGCCGCAGGTACTGCTTACAGTACGCACCGGACGAATACGATTCCGTTTTACATTTATTATTCGATGTTTGGATTTCAGCGAGTCGGGGATTTGATCTGGGCCGCAGCTGATGCCCGAACCCGAGGCTTTCTAATGGGTGCCACAGCGGGTCGCACCACATTGAACGGTGAAGGCCTGCAACATGAAGATGGACATAGTCACCTCGCCGCAATGACCGTCCCTACCTGTCGTGCATATGATCCCGCGTGGGGTTATGAGCTGGCAGTGATTATTGAAGACGGTATTCGCAGGATGTTTGTCGATAATGAAGAGTGCTTCTACTACTTGACTGTCTACAACGAAAGCTACGATATGCCAGCCATGCCTGAAGCTACACGCGAAGGGATTATTCGTGGCATCTATTCTTATCGTGAACGCAAGGTGGCTGAAGCGAAAGCGACAGTTCAATTACTGGGCAGTGGGGTGATTTTGCAGCAAGTTCTGAAGGCACAGGAACTTCTGGCAGAAAAATACAGCATTGAAAGTACCGTATACTCGGTAACCAGCTACCAGCAACTGATCCGTGATGGTGTTGAATGCGAACGAATGAATCGCCTACATCCGGAAGCAGAACAGAAAGTACCGTATATTCAGCAGGTGCTGGCTGATACGGATGGTCCAATTGTTGCTACCAGCGACTACATGCGGGCACTGCCGACTCAACTGGCAACGTATTTAGGTGATCGTTTCCTGCCTCTCGGCACTGAAGGATTTGGTCGTTCTGAAACCCGTCAGAATCTTCGCAGATTCTTTGAAGTTGATGCTCAGCACGTAGTAGTTGCCTCCCTGTACAAACTGGAATTGATCGGCAAAGTACCAGTTGGCACAACAACACAAGCAATTAAGGATTTTGATATTAATCCAGACGCACCTGCCCCCTGGACGGTATAG
- a CDS encoding OB-fold nucleic acid binding domain-containing protein — protein MSRRFVEVFADGDNVDEVFLIADKHLRVNRNGAPYLLLDLLDRTGTISGRMWNVSDDQHTSFEAGDYLLIHGKVQLFQGSLQLIVNNFDKVDPAQVDPADFLPTTKHNIGTLLEKLKGFLRKITNHHLRALVDCYLIDDQFMKGFTRAPAGIKVHHAYLGGLLEHVVMMLDISEKILPLYPNVNKDLVQVGIFLHDSGKIRELTYQHMFSYSDEGQLVGHLAIGLEFLSEKIKLAAKQTGEAFPDELYMHLRHLIVSHHGESQFGSPKIPMTLEAIALHIIDMFDSRLCIAMKEIDDDRKGSSHWTPFNVALQRRLYKGKSE, from the coding sequence ATGAGTCGACGGTTTGTTGAAGTATTTGCGGACGGGGACAATGTTGATGAAGTCTTCCTGATTGCTGATAAACATTTGCGAGTGAATCGGAACGGAGCCCCCTACCTATTGCTGGATCTGCTGGATCGCACGGGAACAATCAGTGGCAGGATGTGGAATGTCAGTGATGATCAGCACACATCATTTGAAGCCGGGGATTACCTGTTGATCCATGGCAAAGTACAGTTGTTTCAAGGATCTTTGCAATTAATTGTCAACAACTTCGACAAAGTTGATCCTGCGCAGGTAGATCCCGCAGATTTCCTGCCCACAACAAAGCACAATATTGGTACGTTGCTGGAAAAGCTAAAAGGATTTCTGAGAAAAATCACCAATCACCATCTGCGTGCACTTGTAGATTGCTACCTGATTGATGATCAGTTCATGAAAGGGTTTACGCGTGCTCCAGCAGGGATCAAGGTTCACCACGCATACCTCGGTGGCCTACTGGAACATGTAGTGATGATGCTGGATATTTCGGAGAAAATTCTGCCGTTGTATCCCAATGTCAACAAAGATCTCGTACAGGTAGGTATTTTCCTGCACGACAGCGGAAAAATCCGAGAATTAACTTACCAGCACATGTTTTCGTATTCAGATGAAGGCCAGTTGGTTGGGCATCTGGCGATCGGATTGGAATTTCTTTCTGAAAAAATAAAACTTGCTGCAAAACAGACCGGTGAAGCATTCCCAGATGAACTTTACATGCACCTGCGGCATTTAATTGTCAGCCATCATGGGGAATCCCAGTTTGGCAGCCCCAAAATTCCGATGACTTTGGAAGCAATTGCCCTGCACATCATTGACATGTTTGACTCCCGTCTGTGCATCGCGATGAAAGAAATCGATGATGATCGCAAAGGCAGTTCGCACTGGACACCATTTAACGTTGCCTTGCAACGAAGATTGTACAAAGGGAAGAGTGAATAA